From one Deltaproteobacteria bacterium genomic stretch:
- a CDS encoding tetratricopeptide repeat protein has product MQISRSWKSLLLGLGLLAGYARSPVVAAPAEIVDIRDLEVRVWTADESKIPGLEREVTHLMQVNAKSVPAHHMLSHIFVRIFSNDPSDIYMLRQAADLAQQAVDLAPQDPAGYTALADILDLMGNTDGALKLLKNAESRGIKPNWRFAFTRARLSADSGTTTKVLDLLGQALSYQDALPDIVVPYVVAVLHADAQPDELIAQLKSWNKHYPSQLFDLTLAITYSEQGAVKQAHAIYEAMLKTNPKNIEARINNAILLYRDLQQPRKAVVQLEQLLSDPLADLTPSLRSTVVSHLGAAFVGAKSWDKARRSFIGAMDLETERQQQLTEFIGKTYKSANAHANLASLLAELSEHAGGAGPLYAMLGETLSERLSKHDAAIKAYTDAITLDPSRSDYYTGMGLALYRKKSYLAALKVFTTASELDPGDAVPRYNQACVLALLGRAEESLQILAEAIALDPRLAMSAKTDHDFISIAHSDKFHHVVDTTTPGPTFDVAH; this is encoded by the coding sequence GTGCAAATCAGTCGCAGCTGGAAATCGCTACTTCTCGGGCTAGGTCTTCTGGCGGGCTATGCTCGTTCCCCGGTTGTGGCCGCACCTGCAGAGATAGTGGATATAAGAGATCTAGAGGTCCGGGTCTGGACTGCTGACGAATCAAAAATACCAGGATTAGAGCGCGAAGTTACCCACCTGATGCAGGTCAATGCTAAGTCAGTTCCTGCGCATCACATGTTGAGCCACATCTTTGTCCGCATCTTTAGCAACGATCCGAGTGATATTTACATGTTGAGACAGGCTGCCGACCTCGCGCAGCAGGCGGTGGATTTAGCGCCTCAGGATCCGGCTGGTTATACGGCGCTCGCCGATATTTTAGATCTGATGGGGAATACTGACGGCGCTCTGAAACTACTGAAAAACGCGGAATCGCGAGGTATCAAACCTAACTGGCGCTTTGCGTTCACGAGAGCGAGGCTGAGTGCTGACAGCGGCACGACAACCAAAGTACTCGATCTACTCGGCCAGGCTTTATCCTATCAAGACGCGTTGCCGGATATCGTCGTACCTTATGTAGTTGCCGTATTGCATGCTGACGCACAGCCGGACGAACTGATTGCGCAGTTAAAATCCTGGAATAAGCATTATCCTTCACAGCTTTTCGATCTCACTTTAGCGATAACTTATTCCGAACAGGGTGCCGTGAAGCAAGCGCATGCCATCTACGAGGCTATGCTGAAGACCAATCCGAAAAACATTGAGGCCAGAATTAACAACGCCATCCTACTGTACCGTGATCTTCAGCAGCCTAGGAAAGCTGTAGTTCAGCTGGAGCAGTTGCTCAGCGATCCCTTGGCAGATCTCACACCGTCCCTACGATCGACAGTAGTCAGTCATCTTGGCGCAGCTTTTGTTGGTGCCAAGAGCTGGGACAAAGCACGCCGCTCCTTTATCGGCGCGATGGATTTGGAGACTGAGCGTCAACAACAGCTGACAGAATTCATAGGTAAAACCTACAAGAGCGCTAACGCTCACGCTAATCTGGCGTCGCTTCTTGCGGAGCTAAGCGAGCATGCCGGTGGCGCAGGTCCACTCTACGCCATGCTAGGCGAGACTTTATCTGAGAGATTGAGTAAGCACGATGCAGCCATTAAAGCCTACACTGATGCCATAACGCTAGACCCAAGCCGCTCCGACTACTACACGGGGATGGGGCTTGCGCTGTACCGCAAGAAGTCCTATCTGGCGGCACTAAAAGTTTTCACGACGGCGTCAGAACTAGATCCTGGTGACGCGGTGCCGCGCTACAACCAAGCCTGTGTTCTTGCTCTTCTGGGGCGTGCTGAGGAGTCGCTGCAAATTCTAGCTGAGGCCATAGCATTAGATCCGCGGCTGGCCATGAGTGCTAAGACCGACCATGACTTTATCAGCATCGCGCATTCAGACAAGTTTCATCACGTTGTCGATACGACAACGCCAGGTCCGACATTCGATGTAGCTCACTAA